In Rhodothermales bacterium, the DNA window GAAGTTGTGTTCGAGCCGCTCGCCCGTCGTGAAGCCGACGTGGCTGACGAAGACGAGCGCGGTTTCGGGCCCTATTGCGGCGAGCACGGCATCGCGGTCGACGAACCCGTCCGCCGCGGCCGGGAAGATGCGGGGGGCGAGGTCGCGCAGCCCAGCCCACTGCTGGACGGAGTGGAGCACGGACGGGAACTCGTTCTCGGTCAGCACGACCTCGCGCCGGCCGTCGGCGAAGGGCTCATCGCAGGAGAGGAGCGCCTGCACGGTCCAATGCACGTGCGGCTGCATGATGCAACTCCCCAACGTCGCGCCGAGGAGCGGCGCGACGAACGCGTCGCCGAGGTATTCGGGCAGCGTCCACCACCCGACGCGGTCGCCGGAGCCCGGCCGCCAGCGGTTGGGCACCTCGTTCCACGCATCGACACCACGCGACTTCCAATCCTCGACGAAGCCCTCCATCATCGCGGGCACCGTTTTCGGCATCAGCCCGTGCGTGAAAGCGCGGAACTCCACCGCGTCGTCTGGGAGGAAGAAGTGGTCGCGGAGGTTCATCGGGAGCGGCATCAGTGGCGGGGAAGAGCGGAAGCTACCATCGCCCCAAACAAAGAAGCCGCGCCGGAAAGAACCGGCGCGGCTTCGGGAGTCGCGGGGGCAGCATCGACCTACGCTTCGGCGGGGTCGATGTGCACGAACTTCCTGTCGCGCTGGCCGCGCGTGAAGCGGACGGTGCCGGCGGACTTCGCGAAGAGCGTGTCGTCGTTGCCGCGGCCGACGTTGAGGCCGGGGTGGAACTTGGTGCCGCGCTGGCGGACGATGATCGAGCCGGCGGTGACGGTCTCGCCGCCGTACGCCTTGACGCCGAGCA includes these proteins:
- the rpmA gene encoding 50S ribosomal protein L27 yields the protein MAHKKGVGSSKNGRDSNPQMLGVKAYGGETVTAGSIIVRQRGTKFHPGLNVGRGNDDTLFAKSAGTVRFTRGQRDRKFVHIDPAEA